A stretch of Paludisphaera borealis DNA encodes these proteins:
- a CDS encoding SpoIIE family protein phosphatase: protein MVREQEKVPILQVVVGPNSGRVFRLDRELTLIGRNQDCDVVLEPKSVSRRHAEVVRRNGDFLIRDLASTRGTIVNGERLSHPIALHNGASVVIGEVTLRYHSQAVQIQTGEDDQSTVFAAIDLTARNDRAIPIVKPEEKLRALQQISQVFGGTLVLNELLDRVLGSLFDIFPHASGGFVLLVDAVTGALTPEVVKVRNGPTSEVTISKTILERVLDDGLAILSKNVPAEFAESKSVSESRVRSLMCVPIVDQKQKPIGVVQIDADDGRGKFDEEDLDLLAAVASQISVAVQNAQLHRDLFKQREIERELQFARQVMQALLPERPKSVAGYEFWDCYEPARHVGGDYYGFIPMFGPTDDRAAPPKRWAIAVGDVVGKGLPAALLTARLSAEISLFLQAETDPAAVVTKLNRRLDENGVLDMYITFLLVMLDVETHTLQIVNAGHPLPLIRRADGTLHEVDREHSGLPLAIDGGSVYTAYKTTLAPGEYVALYTDGVTDALSPDNVRYTEDRLRDLLTQTPGAPHEAGEMVVEKVREHVAGRAQFDDITLVVFGRV, encoded by the coding sequence ATGGTTCGTGAGCAGGAGAAGGTTCCGATCCTCCAGGTCGTCGTCGGCCCGAACTCCGGACGCGTGTTCCGGCTTGATCGCGAGCTGACCCTGATCGGTCGCAACCAGGACTGCGACGTCGTCCTCGAACCGAAGTCGGTCTCGCGCCGGCACGCCGAGGTCGTCCGCCGCAACGGCGATTTCCTCATTCGAGACCTCGCCAGCACGCGCGGAACGATCGTCAACGGCGAGCGGCTGTCCCATCCGATCGCGCTGCACAACGGCGCCAGCGTGGTGATCGGCGAAGTGACGCTGCGGTACCACAGCCAGGCGGTCCAGATCCAGACCGGCGAGGACGATCAGTCGACCGTCTTCGCGGCGATCGACTTGACCGCGCGGAACGACCGCGCCATCCCGATCGTCAAGCCCGAGGAAAAGCTCCGCGCCCTCCAGCAGATCAGCCAGGTCTTCGGCGGCACGTTGGTGCTCAACGAGTTGCTCGACCGCGTGCTTGGCTCGCTGTTCGACATCTTCCCGCACGCATCGGGCGGATTCGTCCTGCTGGTCGACGCTGTGACCGGAGCGTTGACCCCCGAGGTCGTGAAAGTCCGCAACGGGCCGACGAGCGAGGTGACGATCAGCAAGACGATCCTCGAACGGGTCCTCGACGACGGTCTGGCAATCCTCAGCAAGAACGTGCCGGCCGAGTTCGCCGAGAGCAAAAGCGTCTCGGAAAGCCGGGTCCGCTCGCTCATGTGCGTGCCGATCGTCGATCAAAAGCAAAAGCCGATCGGCGTCGTCCAGATCGACGCCGACGACGGTCGCGGCAAGTTCGACGAGGAAGACCTCGACCTCCTGGCGGCCGTCGCCAGCCAGATCAGCGTGGCCGTCCAGAACGCCCAGCTTCACCGCGATCTGTTCAAGCAGCGCGAGATCGAGCGCGAGCTTCAATTCGCCCGCCAGGTCATGCAGGCGCTCCTGCCCGAGCGCCCGAAGTCGGTTGCGGGCTACGAATTCTGGGACTGCTACGAGCCGGCGCGACACGTCGGGGGGGATTACTACGGCTTCATCCCCATGTTCGGCCCTACCGACGATCGCGCGGCGCCGCCCAAACGATGGGCGATCGCCGTCGGCGACGTCGTCGGCAAAGGGCTCCCCGCCGCGCTCCTCACGGCCCGACTTTCGGCCGAGATCAGCCTCTTCCTTCAAGCCGAAACCGACCCCGCCGCCGTGGTCACCAAGCTCAACCGCCGACTCGACGAGAACGGCGTGCTCGACATGTACATCACGTTCTTGCTCGTCATGCTCGACGTCGAGACCCACACGCTCCAGATCGTCAACGCCGGCCACCCGCTCCCCTTGATCCGCCGCGCCGATGGAACTCTGCATGAGGTCGACCGCGAACACTCCGGCCTGCCGCTCGCCATCGACGGCGGCTCGGTCTACACCGCCTACAAGACCACGCTCGCGCCTGGCGAGTACGTCGCGCTCTATACCGACGGCGTCACCGACGCCTTGAGCCCGGACAACGTCCGCTATACCGAGGACCGGCTGCGCGACCTGCTGACGCAGACCCCGGGCGCTCCTCACGAAGCCGGCGAAATGGTCGTCGAGAAGGTCCGCGAACACGTCGCCGGCCGCGCGCAGTTCGACGACATCACCCTGGTCGTCTTCGGCCGCGTCTGA
- a CDS encoding TrmH family RNA methyltransferase, with protein MTPELITDLDDPRIAVYRSLKATNQTRDFDQFVVEGEKLVERLLASRFPTASVLVTDRRWPRLAAMVPDDVPIFLIPFELVHTLVGFPFHQGVLACGRRLPWPDWRSLWTGAAESLTLVVCPKVSNPENLGSIARLGDAFGIDGVLAGPSCPDPLSRRVLRVSMGSALRVPILVSDRLPELVAEIQTTLGVTFLAAEAERGSTPFEAVDRPRRVALVLGDEDQGVEPEWVARCARSITIPMPGGASSLNVSTAAAILLYHFTKPAAS; from the coding sequence ATGACTCCCGAGCTGATCACCGACCTGGACGATCCCCGAATCGCCGTCTACCGCTCGCTCAAGGCGACGAACCAGACGCGCGACTTCGATCAGTTCGTGGTCGAGGGGGAGAAACTGGTTGAACGACTTCTGGCCAGCCGATTCCCAACGGCCTCGGTGCTCGTCACCGATCGCCGCTGGCCTCGGCTGGCCGCCATGGTTCCCGACGACGTCCCCATCTTCCTGATCCCGTTCGAGCTGGTCCACACTCTCGTCGGGTTTCCCTTCCATCAGGGTGTTTTGGCCTGCGGCCGTCGCCTTCCTTGGCCCGACTGGCGATCGCTCTGGACCGGAGCCGCGGAGTCTTTGACTCTCGTGGTCTGCCCCAAGGTCAGCAACCCGGAAAACCTCGGCTCGATCGCCCGGCTCGGCGACGCCTTCGGAATCGACGGCGTTCTCGCGGGGCCTTCATGCCCCGATCCGCTCTCCCGGCGCGTGCTTCGCGTCTCGATGGGCTCGGCCCTTCGGGTGCCCATCCTGGTCTCCGATCGCCTGCCCGAACTCGTGGCCGAGATCCAGACCACCCTCGGCGTGACGTTCCTCGCGGCTGAGGCCGAGCGCGGCTCGACGCCGTTCGAGGCCGTCGATCGGCCGCGACGCGTGGCTTTGGTGCTCGGCGACGAAGACCAGGGGGTCGAGCCCGAATGGGTCGCGCGGTGCGCGCGATCGATCACCATCCCCATGCCGGGGGGCGCCAGCTCGTTGAACGTCTCGACCGCCGCCGCGATCCTGCTCTACCACTTCACGAAACCCGCCGCTTCCTGA
- a CDS encoding fused MFS/spermidine synthase produces MVGLAARLSPYALAFFSSLCIMILELVSSRLVAQHVGSSLTVWTSVIGIILGGICLGNVLGGRLADRVEPRQAVGPLFATGAFLTLSALWVNSQIAHIIPSPDVLNWELRTVIVVTLDFLLPATVLGMIGPVVAKMAVEQSQRAGSAIGDVYFCGAVGSIAGTFLAGFVLISLAPTSVIVLVVAAALALMAATLSTGVPGKALGGLTGLLLGLGAIAPLIRMLGVGGIDLGGYHLNYVAVLGNLTAVGLAIVAVGSLWSSSRAAEAVTAMGVDHHDQAAVRPSLKDLAALAFLASLGFMAMEMVAGRLVTRHLGSSVYGWTSVIGVLLAGLSVGNYLGGRVANHIRSEKQASWLFMIASIFTLAILFLDNMPRWFRDWLDLGIRPSLLSRAISLTEIDLGGTSIPLTWQYRVLFVVVAVFFLPSVSMGTVSPVVAKLAVDRLKRFKRTGTAIGEVYAWGMVGSILGTFLTGFYLIDVLGTKGVLLVLAAVLALAATILGTVWHAVWAGIPLGLCVIAFLPAAWTEKIGQEWSIREERGDPTTKEDALAWIDESNYYYIKVDNEPQENGKLQLRTLVLDNLIHGYFILGHPERLDYDYEHIYALVAYRAAQASGKITVAPSTTPTPASGVVRSTLPDNVFATDAQADDKANPNPKTEAKPAPVTDAKSDLDDEISAEESRSWYPKVEKSTLQTLFLGGGAYTFQRHMQHIYPGTEVDVAEIDPAVTRANHMATGLDPNTTIKTIWGDARQFVERNQDKKQYDIIFGDAFNDFSVPWHLTTREFNDKIAKMMSPTGVYMINIIDAYETDEEAIRKADKKIAKIEAGDRVIDEDSKEVKVVAGRVVEPAEKEQIRDEYLAKAHRYGSFLGSWTATAKLTFPHVYIFGTNREIGSGARETFVVVASKQPLDLTELGRRVGDPRFYHKHRRTEPIPYGPEDEQTVLKSRSRGIILTDDYAPVENLLAPVAETRGND; encoded by the coding sequence ATGGTCGGCTTGGCTGCCCGTTTGTCGCCTTACGCCCTGGCGTTCTTCAGTAGTCTCTGCATCATGATCCTGGAGCTGGTGTCGAGCCGGCTGGTGGCGCAACACGTTGGATCGTCGTTGACGGTCTGGACCAGCGTCATCGGGATCATCCTGGGAGGCATCTGCCTCGGCAACGTCCTGGGAGGCCGACTGGCCGACCGCGTCGAGCCGCGTCAAGCCGTTGGTCCGCTGTTCGCGACTGGCGCCTTTTTGACGTTGAGCGCCCTCTGGGTGAACTCGCAGATCGCCCATATCATCCCGTCGCCCGACGTTCTGAACTGGGAGCTGCGCACGGTCATCGTCGTGACGCTCGACTTCCTGCTGCCGGCCACGGTGCTGGGGATGATCGGGCCGGTCGTGGCCAAGATGGCAGTCGAGCAGTCGCAACGGGCCGGAAGCGCCATCGGCGACGTCTATTTCTGCGGCGCGGTCGGGTCGATCGCCGGCACGTTCCTGGCGGGATTCGTCCTGATCTCCCTGGCTCCGACCTCGGTCATCGTCCTGGTCGTAGCCGCCGCCCTCGCGCTCATGGCCGCGACGCTCAGCACGGGCGTCCCCGGCAAGGCGCTGGGGGGGCTCACCGGGTTGCTTCTGGGGCTGGGGGCGATCGCCCCCTTGATCCGGATGCTGGGCGTCGGCGGGATCGACCTCGGCGGGTATCACCTGAATTACGTTGCGGTCCTCGGCAACCTGACGGCGGTCGGCCTGGCGATCGTCGCCGTCGGCTCGCTCTGGTCGTCGTCGCGCGCCGCGGAAGCCGTGACCGCCATGGGCGTCGACCACCATGATCAGGCCGCCGTTCGGCCGAGCCTCAAGGATCTGGCGGCGCTGGCGTTCCTGGCGAGCCTGGGATTCATGGCGATGGAGATGGTCGCCGGGCGACTGGTCACGCGCCACCTGGGATCGAGCGTGTACGGCTGGACGAGCGTCATCGGCGTCTTGCTGGCGGGCCTGAGCGTGGGGAACTACCTGGGAGGCCGCGTCGCCAACCACATCCGGAGCGAGAAGCAGGCGAGCTGGCTGTTCATGATCGCATCGATCTTCACGCTTGCGATCCTCTTCCTGGACAACATGCCCCGCTGGTTTCGCGACTGGCTGGACCTTGGTATTCGTCCCAGCCTGCTCAGCCGCGCGATCAGCCTGACCGAGATCGACCTCGGCGGAACCTCGATCCCGTTGACCTGGCAGTACCGGGTCTTGTTCGTGGTGGTCGCCGTGTTCTTCCTGCCCTCCGTCTCGATGGGGACGGTCAGTCCGGTCGTGGCGAAGCTGGCCGTCGACCGGCTCAAGCGATTCAAGCGGACCGGCACCGCGATCGGCGAGGTCTACGCCTGGGGCATGGTCGGAAGCATCCTGGGCACCTTCCTGACGGGGTTCTACCTCATCGACGTGCTGGGGACGAAGGGGGTGCTGCTGGTGCTGGCCGCCGTCCTGGCGCTGGCCGCGACGATCCTGGGCACGGTCTGGCACGCGGTCTGGGCGGGGATTCCGCTCGGGCTCTGCGTCATCGCGTTCCTGCCCGCCGCATGGACCGAGAAGATCGGCCAGGAGTGGAGCATCCGTGAGGAGCGGGGCGACCCGACCACGAAGGAAGACGCCTTGGCCTGGATCGACGAGAGCAACTATTACTATATCAAGGTGGACAACGAACCCCAGGAGAACGGCAAGCTCCAGCTTCGCACGTTGGTCCTCGACAACCTGATCCACGGCTACTTCATTCTTGGCCACCCCGAGCGCCTCGATTACGACTACGAGCACATCTACGCGCTGGTGGCCTACCGGGCCGCCCAGGCCAGCGGCAAGATCACCGTCGCGCCGTCGACGACCCCGACCCCGGCCTCCGGCGTGGTCCGCTCGACGCTGCCGGACAACGTCTTCGCGACCGACGCGCAGGCTGACGACAAAGCCAATCCCAATCCCAAGACCGAGGCCAAGCCGGCGCCCGTGACCGACGCCAAGTCCGACCTCGACGACGAGATCTCCGCCGAGGAGTCGCGGTCGTGGTATCCGAAGGTCGAGAAGTCGACCCTCCAGACTCTCTTCCTGGGGGGAGGCGCGTACACCTTCCAGCGCCACATGCAACACATCTACCCCGGCACCGAGGTCGACGTGGCGGAGATCGATCCGGCCGTCACGCGCGCCAATCACATGGCCACCGGCCTGGACCCCAATACGACGATCAAGACCATCTGGGGCGACGCCCGCCAGTTCGTCGAGCGCAACCAGGACAAGAAGCAGTACGACATCATCTTCGGCGACGCATTCAACGACTTCTCGGTCCCCTGGCACCTCACGACCCGCGAGTTCAACGACAAGATCGCCAAGATGATGAGCCCTACGGGCGTCTACATGATCAACATCATCGACGCGTACGAAACCGACGAAGAGGCCATCAGGAAGGCGGACAAGAAAATCGCCAAGATCGAGGCCGGCGACAGGGTGATCGACGAAGACAGCAAGGAAGTCAAGGTCGTGGCGGGCAGGGTCGTCGAGCCCGCCGAGAAGGAACAGATCCGCGACGAATACCTCGCCAAGGCGCACCGCTACGGCAGTTTCCTGGGCTCCTGGACCGCCACGGCCAAGCTGACGTTTCCGCACGTCTACATCTTCGGGACCAACCGAGAAATCGGCTCGGGAGCGCGCGAGACTTTCGTGGTGGTCGCATCGAAGCAGCCGCTTGACCTGACCGAACTCGGCCGTCGCGTCGGCGATCCCCGGTTCTACCACAAGCACCGTAGGACCGAGCCGATTCCCTACGGTCCGGAAGACGAACAGACCGTGCTCAAGAGCCGGTCGCGAGGCATCATTCTCACCGACGACTACGCACCCGTCGAAAACCTGCTGGCTCCTGTCGCCGAGACGCGCGGTAACGACTGA
- a CDS encoding TlpA family protein disulfide reductase codes for MTDSETSPLTEPLPKRDHTWPIVGGLFLAFWVVYLLVASPRAPEEIDLAAPGKPADYNWTLHDLDGQPVKFTNYAGKAVFLNIWATWCPPCIGEMPSIARLAGDARFQGKNIAFVCVATDDSIETVRKFVRDKQWPMTILHADGLPGVFLTDGIPATFIIAPDGRVVATTVGSHDWDRPEVVKSLEAVAAVPPKSPAPAGS; via the coding sequence GTGACTGATTCTGAGACCTCGCCCTTGACCGAGCCGCTTCCGAAGCGCGACCACACCTGGCCGATCGTCGGCGGACTCTTTCTGGCGTTCTGGGTCGTGTACTTGCTGGTCGCGAGTCCCAGGGCGCCCGAGGAGATCGACCTGGCCGCTCCCGGGAAGCCCGCCGATTACAACTGGACGCTGCACGACCTCGACGGCCAGCCGGTCAAGTTCACGAACTACGCCGGCAAGGCCGTCTTTCTGAACATCTGGGCGACGTGGTGCCCCCCCTGCATCGGCGAGATGCCGTCGATCGCCCGGCTCGCGGGGGATGCGCGGTTTCAGGGCAAGAACATCGCGTTCGTGTGCGTGGCGACGGACGACTCGATCGAGACCGTCCGCAAGTTCGTGCGCGACAAGCAATGGCCCATGACGATCCTCCACGCCGACGGCCTGCCGGGCGTTTTCCTGACCGACGGCATCCCGGCCACGTTCATCATCGCGCCCGACGGACGCGTGGTCGCCACGACCGTCGGCAGCCACGACTGGGACCGGCCCGAAGTCGTCAAGAGTCTTGAAGCCGTCGCCGCCGTCCCTCCCAAGTCGCCGGCGCCGGCTGGCTCCTGA
- a CDS encoding heparinase II/III family protein: MIQPALRSRRPPRLAAVIGACLLAAVASPPRSAYGQSLTAPANLAARPSTLGAVELPKAWQDKFWRSPSAQALLKLTPKQVADLVPVQSGVRFCRCPACGVGEREDPLAWNIEKPQVVTCRRCGVTVPNDAFPAKVNNAIPEEKVEVLPGVWHSYPYHAVVAEKLAYPDERLYLNAKRDYEARAYLAKAALYAAVASREPDAARRDARMAPIACTLILRFAQVYPAYATHYDQPGGSKHLQPARMSPPYRRGYQTGKWEWNGSLEVPMNLVLAYSLIRDDPAWKEAGKLLGCATPARTVERDFLLASAELARRQPEEFTEDSLHVYRGMLAVGRLIEDENLTHEAMIRVEEFTRRGFYYDGFWRNADVRSHRRVLDLLDGWIEGILNAEPAVAVSLRTGKTLGAATPMSTPDAGGRRSLLAMVDLARSASAAVASRPPAPQVQQASWPIATSLEPARRPVLLGGAGLARLAVGDHDATFDVELRGQDSLAARHFQRLAFRISIGGKPVLDDLDERPATSTGWELATASHNTVVIDGLNQRESPEAARSAAPGSDFLFFAADPDFQVATLDDRFAYPVSASRYRETFVVSRSARSRYALSVFEVRGGLQHDQIFHAAPGRKERWRLATPAEPAPSSLLPPSIVHVASAKPEDGRWFVQAYGEFHPRMRSRVAEPCQVVLGGGPIASQTRLVSLRGDVSTTPTLRLHLLGDMPATLITATSADSPGPDSPATAASDEGERASLIVRRRSENGATLNTVFVTLFEPIEEGAAPLTKVGRVESVEDTVVVLVETPDGPEHLVINRNPGDKVQVQLANGRFVTTDGVAVRVREKGVVLAGGTYAEAEGKLVSQVRLTGAITGVVRQRSEHGRGWFVSPEKLPGDPTVTGRTLIVEHGDGRYRSWTLDSIESSPEGTRLHVREEPGFQIDPKTGEAHYYQFPRTAAPGPHRFRVSQIAR, translated from the coding sequence ATGATCCAGCCCGCTTTGCGATCCCGCCGTCCACCTCGCCTCGCCGCCGTAATCGGGGCGTGCCTCCTCGCGGCCGTCGCCTCGCCGCCGCGTTCGGCTTACGGTCAGTCGCTCACCGCCCCCGCGAATCTCGCCGCGCGTCCGTCGACGCTCGGAGCGGTCGAACTCCCCAAGGCATGGCAAGACAAGTTCTGGCGAAGTCCCTCGGCTCAGGCGCTCTTGAAGCTGACACCCAAGCAAGTCGCCGACCTGGTGCCCGTCCAATCCGGAGTCCGGTTCTGCCGCTGCCCGGCCTGCGGCGTGGGAGAGCGTGAAGACCCGCTCGCCTGGAACATCGAAAAGCCTCAGGTGGTGACCTGCCGGCGGTGCGGCGTGACGGTCCCCAACGACGCCTTCCCAGCGAAGGTCAACAACGCGATCCCTGAGGAGAAGGTCGAGGTTTTGCCCGGCGTCTGGCACAGCTATCCTTACCACGCCGTCGTCGCCGAAAAGCTCGCGTATCCCGACGAGCGACTCTACCTCAATGCCAAACGCGACTACGAGGCGCGTGCGTATCTCGCCAAGGCGGCGCTTTACGCGGCGGTCGCTTCGCGCGAGCCGGACGCCGCGCGGCGGGACGCCCGAATGGCGCCGATCGCCTGCACGCTCATCCTCCGGTTCGCCCAGGTCTATCCCGCGTACGCCACGCATTACGACCAGCCCGGCGGATCCAAACACCTGCAACCGGCTCGGATGTCGCCTCCGTACCGGCGCGGCTACCAGACCGGCAAATGGGAATGGAACGGCAGCCTCGAAGTCCCAATGAATCTCGTCCTGGCCTACAGTCTCATCCGCGACGACCCGGCGTGGAAGGAGGCCGGCAAACTGCTCGGCTGCGCCACCCCGGCGCGAACCGTCGAACGCGACTTCCTCCTGGCGTCGGCCGAGCTGGCGCGCCGTCAGCCCGAGGAATTCACCGAAGACTCGCTGCACGTTTACCGAGGCATGCTGGCCGTCGGCAGGTTGATCGAAGATGAGAACTTGACGCACGAGGCCATGATCCGCGTCGAGGAGTTCACACGACGTGGATTCTACTACGACGGGTTCTGGCGGAACGCCGACGTCCGCAGCCATCGCCGCGTGCTCGACTTGCTCGACGGCTGGATCGAGGGAATCCTCAACGCCGAGCCGGCCGTGGCGGTTTCCCTTCGAACCGGCAAGACGCTCGGTGCCGCGACGCCGATGTCAACGCCCGACGCCGGCGGCCGACGGTCGCTCCTGGCGATGGTCGATCTGGCGCGGTCGGCAAGCGCGGCCGTCGCTTCTCGGCCCCCCGCTCCCCAGGTTCAACAGGCCTCATGGCCGATCGCGACGAGTCTCGAACCGGCCCGACGTCCAGTCTTGCTCGGTGGCGCGGGGCTGGCCCGACTGGCCGTCGGCGATCACGACGCGACGTTCGACGTCGAGCTGCGGGGCCAGGACAGCCTGGCGGCCCGGCATTTCCAGCGGCTGGCGTTCCGGATCAGCATCGGCGGCAAGCCGGTCCTCGACGATCTCGACGAGCGCCCCGCGACGTCGACCGGCTGGGAGCTTGCGACCGCTAGCCACAACACGGTGGTGATCGACGGTCTCAATCAGCGCGAGTCGCCCGAGGCGGCCCGGAGCGCCGCCCCCGGCAGCGACTTCCTGTTCTTCGCCGCCGACCCCGATTTTCAGGTCGCGACTCTCGACGACCGCTTCGCCTACCCCGTCTCCGCATCGCGTTATCGAGAGACCTTCGTGGTCTCGCGGTCGGCTCGAAGCCGGTACGCTCTGTCGGTCTTCGAGGTTCGCGGCGGCCTTCAGCACGACCAGATCTTCCACGCCGCGCCCGGGCGCAAAGAGCGCTGGCGGCTCGCGACGCCCGCGGAACCGGCGCCTAGCAGCCTGCTGCCTCCTTCCATCGTCCATGTCGCCTCGGCCAAGCCCGAGGACGGGCGGTGGTTCGTCCAGGCGTACGGCGAGTTTCACCCCCGGATGCGGAGCCGGGTGGCCGAGCCCTGCCAGGTCGTCCTGGGGGGCGGCCCGATCGCCTCGCAAACGAGGCTCGTGAGCCTGCGTGGCGACGTCTCCACGACTCCGACGCTGCGCCTTCATCTGCTGGGCGACATGCCGGCGACCCTGATCACGGCGACGAGCGCGGATTCTCCGGGCCCCGACTCCCCTGCAACCGCCGCCAGCGACGAAGGGGAGCGCGCCAGCCTGATCGTCCGTCGTCGTTCCGAGAATGGGGCGACGTTGAACACGGTCTTCGTGACCCTCTTCGAGCCGATCGAGGAAGGCGCGGCTCCGCTGACGAAGGTCGGGCGCGTCGAGTCGGTCGAGGACACCGTCGTCGTCCTGGTCGAGACGCCCGACGGTCCCGAACACTTGGTCATCAACCGCAACCCCGGCGACAAGGTGCAGGTCCAACTTGCGAATGGGCGGTTCGTCACGACCGACGGCGTCGCCGTGCGGGTGCGCGAGAAGGGCGTCGTGCTCGCCGGGGGCACGTACGCCGAGGCGGAAGGAAAGCTCGTCTCCCAGGTTCGCCTCACCGGCGCGATCACCGGAGTAGTGCGGCAGCGAAGCGAGCACGGACGTGGCTGGTTCGTAAGCCCCGAGAAGCTGCCTGGCGATCCCACCGTGACGGGGCGGACGCTGATCGTCGAGCACGGCGACGGTCGATACCGTTCATGGACGCTCGACTCCATCGAATCAAGCCCCGAGGGGACGAGGTTACACGTTCGCGAAGAGCCCGGCTTCCAGATCGACCCCAAGACCGGCGAGGCTCATTACTACCAGTTTCCCCGAACCGCTGCGCCGGGGCCGCACCGGTTTCGGGTCTCTCAGATCGCTCGCTAA
- a CDS encoding peptidylprolyl isomerase: MKKQTIVAAMLGLAMAGCAHTRKAGSPDGPADQPVGMVPVPSLHDTINRGFANPAVARTTLPDPANPNWSARPYPPGSLARGAAPSVATTGKSVGTGAAAVAVAAQAQPPAELPALAPEVGLHDPSTMPRVASGDPAVSPSSIPQPPAASAPGEVIDVSPLPPVADTLDTPELAAPPATEAHSEPATSPANAPSPVPIPGSSPTAPGQPPAAAADPLLGPTPELMPSALDGLVSPEVRDPGPDNPAGAPATPAAPAAPTETSSLPDLSPSPAAGGGAGPAPAEPTTGPTGSTSPTASDSQTLAAQSPAPRVDPHVLQTSATTAPAAADRVDDVIDPKWKRAGETAARVGDEVITMRELVISVKDQIRKHGVNIREIPREEMNMLAQNILANLIERSLIYQEAKHQLKDKNMSHLLEIADKEWTETELPPLLRQNLVENEHQLKLKLEESHRSLAALKLSYRQDFIAMCFIQQKLKDKVNVELPEMLKYYNAHMNDQTNYRPARITWREVVVESAKHPSPADARRKADALIARLQSGEDFAKLARAESDGPSGVKAEGGLMETSPGSYAVAAVNQAIESLPLNTISGVIEGPSSFHIVRVEQRRAAGPAGFAELQDQIRREIYTEKTNRERRLLLAKLRSNTVVTSMFDGTESDPNAIKR, translated from the coding sequence GTGAAGAAACAGACAATCGTCGCAGCCATGCTCGGCCTGGCCATGGCGGGGTGCGCCCATACCCGCAAGGCCGGGTCGCCCGATGGGCCCGCCGATCAACCGGTCGGCATGGTCCCGGTCCCTTCGTTGCACGACACGATCAACCGCGGCTTCGCCAACCCCGCCGTGGCGAGGACGACCCTTCCTGACCCCGCAAACCCCAACTGGTCGGCGCGTCCGTACCCGCCAGGCAGCCTCGCCCGAGGGGCGGCGCCCAGCGTGGCGACCACCGGCAAGTCTGTTGGCACCGGCGCGGCCGCGGTCGCAGTCGCGGCTCAGGCGCAACCGCCGGCGGAACTTCCCGCGCTGGCCCCGGAAGTCGGTTTGCACGATCCATCGACCATGCCGCGCGTCGCGTCCGGCGACCCGGCGGTCAGCCCATCCTCGATCCCCCAACCGCCCGCCGCCTCGGCGCCCGGCGAGGTCATCGACGTATCGCCCTTGCCTCCGGTCGCCGACACCCTCGACACGCCGGAGCTAGCGGCGCCTCCCGCGACGGAAGCCCACTCCGAGCCGGCCACGTCCCCGGCGAATGCGCCGAGCCCCGTTCCGATTCCTGGATCCAGCCCAACCGCTCCCGGCCAGCCCCCCGCGGCGGCGGCCGACCCCTTGCTCGGCCCCACCCCCGAACTGATGCCGTCGGCCCTCGACGGCCTCGTCTCGCCGGAAGTCCGCGATCCCGGTCCAGACAATCCGGCGGGCGCGCCCGCGACCCCGGCGGCGCCGGCCGCCCCGACCGAAACCTCTTCCTTGCCCGACCTGAGCCCCTCGCCTGCGGCGGGCGGGGGCGCCGGTCCCGCGCCGGCCGAGCCGACGACGGGCCCGACCGGCTCGACGAGCCCGACGGCCTCCGATTCCCAGACCCTCGCGGCGCAGTCCCCTGCGCCGCGCGTCGATCCCCACGTCCTCCAGACCTCGGCGACGACGGCGCCGGCCGCGGCCGACCGCGTCGACGACGTGATCGACCCCAAGTGGAAACGGGCCGGCGAGACCGCGGCGCGCGTCGGCGACGAGGTCATCACGATGCGCGAGCTGGTGATCAGCGTAAAAGACCAGATCCGGAAGCACGGCGTGAACATCCGTGAGATCCCCCGCGAAGAGATGAACATGCTCGCCCAGAACATCCTGGCGAACTTGATTGAGCGCTCCTTGATCTATCAAGAAGCGAAGCATCAGCTTAAAGACAAGAATATGAGCCACCTCCTCGAGATCGCCGACAAGGAGTGGACCGAGACGGAGCTGCCTCCGTTACTCCGCCAGAATCTGGTCGAGAACGAGCATCAGCTCAAACTGAAGCTGGAAGAGTCGCACAGATCGCTCGCCGCGCTCAAACTGTCGTACCGGCAAGACTTCATCGCCATGTGCTTCATCCAGCAGAAGCTCAAAGACAAGGTGAACGTCGAGCTTCCGGAAATGCTCAAATACTATAACGCTCATATGAACGACCAGACGAATTACCGCCCCGCGCGGATCACCTGGCGCGAAGTGGTGGTCGAGTCGGCCAAGCACCCCAGCCCGGCCGATGCGCGGCGCAAGGCCGACGCGCTGATCGCCCGACTTCAGAGCGGCGAAGACTTCGCCAAGCTGGCGCGGGCCGAGAGCGATGGTCCGTCGGGGGTCAAGGCCGAAGGCGGCCTGATGGAGACCTCGCCGGGCAGCTACGCCGTCGCCGCGGTGAACCAGGCGATCGAGAGCCTCCCCCTGAACACGATCAGCGGAGTCATCGAAGGCCCGTCGAGTTTCCACATCGTCCGGGTCGAGCAGCGCCGCGCCGCGGGGCCGGCCGGATTCGCCGAACTCCAAGACCAGATCCGACGCGAGATCTATACCGAGAAGACCAACCGCGAACGCCGATTGCTGCTCGCGAAGCTTCGTTCGAACACCGTCGTCACGAGCATGTTCGACGGCACCGAAAGCGACCCCAACGCCATCAAACGCTAA